Part of the Plasmodium falciparum 3D7 genome assembly, chromosome: 10 genome, taatACAACAACACAGCatcaacatatttttaaaaaagtttGCAATTTATATAGAGGGTTTACCTTACATTCTTTTAAATTGATACCTGAGTATTTTATATTCAGTTGTTTCTTTTACTACGTCAAAAATAACATACCAATATGAGTAAATAACACaaatatgaatgaaaaaaaaaatatatatatatgtatgtatttatatatttttgttttagtattcatttataaaatttgaataaaatcaaaagataatatttttacatttacgTTGCacctaaaatatatagacctatgttatatatgtatatatatatatatatatatatatatatatgtttctctttttttttttttttttttttttttggtgatatttttaatatatttttttattcttcatatttagaaatttccttttttttttttttttttttaatttattgtcATGTggtatatatgaatattgcATGTGTACCTATTATccttttaaaaatacataaatttaacatatactttattttttgaaatattatattttattaatatatgacaagcaaatgaataattatttgtatagTACAATATACAAAAGATGAATCTTAAAAAGTAAtcaatatattgatataggtgtatatatatttatttatttatttacacaGCGTAATCCTACTTTtaaggatataaaaaaaaaaaaaaaattttaaatacgATAATTCACATGAACAAAACAGCCATTTCATatttgcaaaaaaaaaaaaaaaaaaaaaaaaaaatatatatatatatatatatatatataatgaaataaagagaaatatatgatttcttaatatatatatatatatatatatatttatttatttatttatttacttatttattCGTTTACCCTTAATTTGTATTATCCAAAGTTATTTTAAAAACCATATGGAAGgtgtaaaagaaaaaaaaaaaagattataaTGAGGGTGTACTATTCCAATTTGGTAAaagataaaagaaaatgtttgaattttataaaagttGAAAAGAAATATGGAGGTACATCTCTATTAACAAAGATTGGTCAGGCATTTAACCAAGAACatttaagaaatatgaaAACTAAATTAGATGATGTAAAGAAAAGTAGCTCACCTTTTTTCGGTACATCCATGGAaggtagtaataatatatttaaaaattttatagatatatttcgaaagaataacataataaaagataaattaaaaataaatgatagtgaaaagaaagaaaaagaattttatatgttctaTGTGAATTCATTAATGAAATATGAAggtatatttacatatggAAAATTTCAAGCATTTCTAAAAGATTTATgtgattattttaatatatttagtataaaatataaatataaaaagaaaatgaatcctcaatttgaaaaattaaaaaaacaatatgaagtattaaattcatttttGCCTTATGAATTagataatgatgattataaaatttttacacAAGAaagcaaaaaatatatagctCAAGCAGCTAATGtagatataaaatttatagatGAGTTACTTCTTTTTCATGATACATTAAAAACTGATCGTACATGGTTTTATAGAAGGAaagtattaaaaagaaatatccCAGAAAGTTTTGAGGCTAGAGAAATGGAGGCCCCATATGATAGACCAGTACCTAAGACatacaattataatattaaagaacATTCTTTAGAATATGATGAATTTATGAAAAAACATGGTCgcaaattaaaatttaaacaATGGAATTCTAAACAACATCCATGGTTTAGAAAAAATACTTCAGGAAGAAATAGATGGGCCACACGACCATACACAAAACAATTTCCCTATCTTTACTATTCTCGTGTACCCAGTCACATGTATTTATCTAAGAACAAACCAAAAATTtctcattaaaaaaaaaaacaaaattaatatatggacatatatatatatgtatatgtggataatattttattgtattttttttttttcttatttttttcatgtttaataaatttaccaaaaattaatatattcataaaattgacaaaaaaaaaaaaaataataaaataaattaacaaaaaaatacaaaaaatgaaaaaaataaaatatacatatatatatatatatatatatatatatttatttatttatttatatggtcACACTATTTTTATCAACCCATTAAGCATAAATTTTGTCGTCCTTGTTTCCAACATGTCGAGAGATATATTCTCCTCGTCAATGTCATCGAAACcaatatttcttaaaatagcCAAAGAAATGTTTGGTATAAATGGGAACattaatatagaaaaatatttcatacaCTCCAGAGTAACATAAATAGTTGTGTGAAAATGTTGtgtatcttttttataattccaTGGTGTATTATgtacaaaaaatttatttacattttttattaatgtcATAATAAGTTCCAAAAATTGAATATATTCCATATTATCAAGATATGGTATGagtttattctttatattatctttccactcatttaaaataatattagaaTCATAatcatttgtttttataacaggaaccatattataattattttctatacATAAGGATACTACACGATATAATAGATTGCCTACgttatttcttaaaaataattcGAATGACTctatattttgttctttataatttttatcttcaTAAATACTACCACATcccataaaatataaacgtAATACATCtggattatatttttttaaaaggtcAAATGGATTTACAACATTATTTAAGCTCTTggacatttttatattttcattttttattaaaccaTGACATAGAATTTTTTGTGGAAGCTCAAGATTTAAACTTTTcaacaaacatatatacaatatggCATGGAAATTCAAAATATCTTTACCTATAACTTGGATAAATGGATTCCAGAATTTTTTACCGATTACTTTGTTGAatggaatatttttttctcttttttcattttttttttcatcacatATGTTGCTGCTTATATGTGGAAGTATATTACtttgtgtattattattattagcaTTCAAATTTAcgatatttaaaatatcatcATATGAGCAAATGGGAGAATCCGTATCGCATGTAGAGGATATATTCACATCTTTTGTACCATTTGTACAATTTATaacattgttattatttttattatttttattattattatttttattattattattattattatttttattattattattattattattattattatttttttttattttatgtagaTATAACATAGAACTTACATATGATAACAAAGCATCAAACCACACGTAGATAGTACCTTCTGCTTCATTAGGTATTTGTATTGCCCACTTTGTATTATACCtacttatacatatatttcttaattcattttttaaggTATAAATTACCTGTTTTCTTAAATATGGtggatatataaaattttcattCTTTTCATAGAAATCAATTAAATAAtctttaaattttaatatattaaaaaaataactaTTTTCCTCttcaacatatataatattttcattatctattttatatttaccttCTCTTAATTCTTGTTCACTTATATATCTTtcttcattaatattataataacctttatatgtatctttatatatataattattatgtacTAAATATTTCCATACATTCTGAACAAACATTTTATGAAATGAATAAGATGtcctataaaataaatttacatCCACACTTAATTTCTTATTCAtatctttataataattagatatatcatcaatatattcaattattttcattttatttttattacactTCTTTTCAATTTTTAAACCGTGCTCATCCATacctgaaaaaaaaattataccctttttctttttctctaccccttttaatttttcatatttatatagaacgtcacataatatattacaatatgCATGACCTATATGTGGTCTAtcatttgaataatataCAGGAGTACTAATAAGTAAATATTCTTCAGCATTACAAACTTTTTTAATACAActcttattatcataattatcatcattcctgtcttctttattatttacaaacGTTATATCAAATATctcttttttatcatcattataatttgatAAACGCACACTTATTTTGTCAAAtgcttttttcttttttaaattctgcaaccatttttctttaattttattttgatcaccttttatatttatgctatccaatatatttttcctataaacatttatataagcatcattttttattcgttttctttttattttattgctttttcttttctctcCATCCTTTATATATGAAGGAAAAGAGCGTCtagtttttattatatctttgcttaatatttctataattaaaataaaaaaatttagatacaaaaataatataaaaataaaataaattttcataattcCACCCTATCTAATTTGTGTAATTATCAGCATAAATATGgtacatacataaatttatatatatatatatatatatatataatattatctgtaaagtaatacatatatttatatatatatataatatattttttttctctatatttttttcatatttaagaGGCTATACCATgatttcaaataaaaaaaaaaaaaaggaaattattAGCATTATTAAtggtaaaaaaatatatagtctttacatataaatttataataatataagataATTCATGCCACTATTTTTTACCGTtcagtatatatatatatatatataatatatttatatttatttatttataagttGATAATTCATGATCTATTTACATTTCCtttaaaatatcatatttaattaattctattttattattatattattattattattttatataaccttaataaatttatccgccataaaatttttttttaccaaatatttcatatatatggactcttaaaaaatttgtacccacataaataatatatacttaggtaagtatatataatagtacatatatattaatatatataatatatatataatattttttacatataaataaattttatgttattaaaaattgaatcttaaaatatataaatttaataattttacataataataaatatcttATAATTAATGGAACAGTTTAGTTAAATTTCtccatttattattttattttttttttatttatttttttgtatttttgtaTTGTTCTATgatgttatattttaataagagaaaaaattaaatataaatcctatatatataaaaaataattaatattatgtatattacatatatatataatttttatattatttaacttttttatttatcattaaaattttgcttcttttctttttttcttgatgtaataatatatgttttcatgttatatataaataatgaaatatatatgtttttataaaattgcctttaataatatttttatattaatgtaaTAAATCAGTCATTctgttttcttttattaaatctttatatatatatatatatatatatatatatatatatacatacatataatggGAAAAAGAAACTTTAGAGGTAAAAAACGAGCAACTACACTGAATGAATTATACGAGCTCGAATTtgtaaagaaagaaaaaaaaaaattaaggaaattaaattttgttaccaataaaaataaaccaaACGATGAATCCATAATAAAGGATACAAAACATAaggaatttaataaaaaggaaaataaaattaataaaatattgttaaaggaatatgaaaaattaaaaaaagaagaagaaaaaccAAAGGGAAACCCTTACTATACATCAGATCACGATGAAGACCAAACAgatttagaaaataaaaatgatcaaaataaaaaattaacaaacaaacaaagtAATTATGAAACATTCTTAAAtattcttcaaaaaaaaaaaaaggaaatctTCAATCATTCATTAAATGAAGATATTAAAAGTAATCATAATGATCATCATATAAtatctaaaaaaataaataaacaaaaccAAACAACAACAAAAGATAATATACAACAAAATGATAATGTAAAAAAGGGACTTctcaaaaaaacaaatgatgaaatatatatgtctttcctagttaataatataaataaacaatctaatgattttaatttattaaatgatatatatctAAATAATTCTCATgacatacataataataataataacacaaCATCAATCAATCATAAAAATGTGAATACACATACgcaaaatatacataatataaataaagaagaacATGACAAAAATATACCTGACcgtaattatttaaatgaaaatattatgaacagtaataatattcataccaataataacaaaaattgtCATAATTTAAGTGAAAATGATATGAACGGCAATCATTTTGACGCAAATAATAACCTGAACAGTCATAATTTAAgtgaaaatattatgaacggCAATAATTTTGACACAAATAATAGCCAAAATAATCTATTGTATAATTATTCTAAAACATACAATTGTATATCCATATATGATAACTACAAAAATGATTCGTATAAATTATGTGAAAATAAGAtggattattatttttccttttgtcAAAACATAGATGAAGCATTTATGGAACAATTTTggaacaataaaaaaaatagattaAGAAATACGAATGAACAAAAGGATAACGATAAATCTAATGAGTATAAGAATAAAACAATTgaagatatatatgttaaatctaatttgtttttggaaacaaatatatttaaatctaaaaaacaaattaaaaatgaatatactggtcaaatatttaataatgtaCAAATAAaaccatattttttttcaccttatttagaaaaaaattacataacatattatgtaatgaatatattagatACAAAACCAAAGAGTATCTTagataatgaaaatttttataatattaatgataatattatatttcatttgaaAAATTATCTCTCAACATTTAAGCATCCAGTAGCTTATTTTAATAGTGacatatataagtatatgcaaaattattataatatgaaaattacCAAAATTgtaaaagatgaaaataaaaaggactCTTGCGATGACGAGGATGTAACGGATTCGTACATGATAAATAATGTTCAAAATGATGAGTCTATAGAAATAAGtaaaacaaacaaaacaaaaaaaacaaaaaaaacaaaaaaaaaaataataaatcataataataataataataataataatggtaacGTTCACAAacacaaaaagaaaaagaagaaaatatttcgTGATATATCAAAAATTATAGAACATGTTGAATTGAAAAGCTATTTTCATTACATAAATTCATATGTAgacattttatatacaaataaaaatgttctCAACAgtcatttaataaatctaTTAAATGttgttcatatattaaatcatttaaaaaagaaaagaaaacgaagaaaatatataaaaaaaaaattagaaaaaatggaaaagtCACAAAATGTTCAACAAGAAAATATtgaattaaaagaagaatttTGTGATGAATCTTTTGCTAGACCAAAAATCTTAATTTTATGTCCATTTAGATATAATGCAAAAGAATATGTAGATCTAATTtgtaatttaataaaacctAGTGaaactaaaaataaaaatagattTGTTTTAGAGTATGATATAGCGATTAATGAAAGAAAGCATATGAAAGagatatatacaaaaaagagACGAACACtggattatataaatatatatcaaggAAATAATGATGATTGTTTTAGATTaggtataaaaatattagaaggtgataaaaaaatacatttatattcaCCATTCTGTGATAGtgatatattaatttgttcACCATTAGGCTtagatataattattaagGAATCTAAAGAAAATGATTCTTCACAAGAACAAAATGAAGGAGAagataatatgatatatgatgaaaatagtTCAGATGATTATGATATGaacaatgaaaataataacttAACCAATGATATGAGAAAagataaaaacataaaaaaaaaaaagaaaaacaaacattataataataataataataataataataataaaaaaaaaaagttatatgAATATGATTTCTTATCATCTATTGAAATTTTACTAATTGATCAAattgatattatattaatgcaAAACTTATtaacattaaaaaatgttttaaaatttattaacaaACCATTACTTAGATGGGGTAGTGCTAATATAAATAGAATTCCAAAATATGTAATTAAtggttttttaaaaaattatagacAAACTATTATTTCATCAAGTATTATAGATACTAActttatatcattaatacATAGCTCCATTAATTATAgatcatttttaaaattatttataaagaaTGATGATAAATCCATTTTATTGGATTTACGaaattctttaaatataaatcaatattttaaaaaaatcgaatgtgataatattttaaatatagagGAAAGTATCTTAAACTTTTTCTCAACTAACGTTATGGATATTTTAACTAACATAAAACAActcatcatatttatacCAACATATATTGAATATTTGAGAATACacgaattattaaaaaaaaatgatatctCATTTAAAGGAGTTAATGaatatacaaatgaaaaaaaaatattacaaattagaaaattatttaaatataaacgaattaatattttattagtaACCGGGcgtttaatttattatgaaaGATGTACATTCAAAGGAGCcaatcatattattttcttttcacCTCCCAAGTTTGTTTTTATGTATTCTGagttaattaaaaatttatctaAAGATCCAAACTCATCTtctatatgttattatacgAAATATCATACATATGAATTAGAGAGAATAGTTGGACAAGCAAGAACTAAGCAGTTGATACaggaaaaaaatggaaaaattaCACTATTTAAATGAAGCaccaacaaaaaaaaaaaaaaaaagaaaaaaaaaaaatatatgaaaatgttatataaataaataaatataaatatatatatatatatatatatatatatatatatatatattatttgt contains:
- a CDS encoding methionine--tRNA ligase, putative yields the protein MKIYFIFILFLYLNFFILIIEILSKDIIKTRRSFPSYIKDGEKRKSNKIKRKRIKNDAYINVYRKNILDSINIKGDQNKIKEKWLQNLKKKKAFDKISVRLSNYNDDKKEIFDITFVNNKEDRNDDNYDNKSCIKKVCNAEEYLLISTPVYYSNDRPHIGHAYCNILCDVLYKYEKLKGVEKKKKGIIFFSGMDEHGLKIEKKCNKNKMKIIEYIDDISNYYKDMNKKLSVDVNLFYRTSYSFHKMFVQNVWKYLVHNNYIYKDTYKGYYNINEERYISEQELREGKYKIDNENIIYVEEENSYFFNILKFKDYLIDFYEKNENFIYPPYLRKQVIYTLKNELRNICISRYNTKWAIQIPNEAEGTIYVWFDALLSYVSSMLYLHKIKKNNNNNNNNNNKNNNNNNNKNNNNKNNKNNNNVINCTNGTKDVNISSTCDTDSPICSYDDILNIVNLNANNNNTQSNILPHISSNICDEKKNEKREKNIPFNKVIGKKFWNPFIQVIGKDILNFHAILYICLLKSLNLELPQKILCHGLIKNENIKMSKSLNNVVNPFDLLKKYNPDVLRLYFMGCGSIYEDKNYKEQNIESFELFLRNNVGNLLYRVVSLCIENNYNMVPVIKTNDYDSNIILNEWKDNIKNKLIPYLDNMEYIQFLELIMTLIKNVNKFFVHNTPWNYKKDTQHFHTTIYVTLECMKYFSILMFPFIPNISLAILRNIGFDDIDEENISLDMLETRTTKFMLNGLIKIV